The Pseudomonas moraviensis genome contains the following window.
CACCGGACGGTGGCTGGAGCGCCAGGCCATGAGCCGGCAACCGCCGGGCAAGCGTGCCGGTCGGGTGTTGATGGTTCTCGCCTGGTGCGCGGCGCTGTTTCTCGCGACGAAATTTTTCGGGCAGTGGGAACAGCGCCAGCAGAATCCGAACATCGTGGTCACGTCGGAGCAGGGCGAAGGCTTTATCGAGGTGAAACTGGCGAGCAATGCCCAAGGGCATTTTGTCGCCAGCGGCCAGATCAACGGCGAGCCGGTCGAGTTCATGCTCGACACCGGCGCTACCGATGTCGCGATTCCCGCGGATCTGGCCAAGCGTTTGAAACTGCAAGAAGGTTTCGGCGTGACCCTGAGCACGGCCAATGGCCTGAGCCAGGGTTATCGAACGAAGATTGCCCGCCTGCAATTGGGCGACATTGTGCTGCGGGATGTCCGCGCACTGGTGGCGCCGGGGCTGCATGGCGATCAGGTGCTGCTCGGCATGAGCGCCCTGAACAAACTTGAATTTACCCAGCGCGGTGGCACCATGCTGCTGCGCCAGACAACGAACCAATGAGGCCCGCATGAGCGACTCCCTTGATCTCAGCCTGGACGGTGTAGAACGCCGCTCGCTGGCTGACTTCACCGAAAATGCCTACCTCAACTACTCCATGTACGTGATCATGGACCGTGCCTTGCCGCATATCGGCGACGGCCTGAAACCGGTACAGCGGCGTATCGTCTACGCCATGAGCGAGCTGGGGCTGGATGCCGATTCCAAGCACAAGAAATCGGCGCGTACCGTCGGTGACGTGCTCGGCAAGTTCCACCCCCACGGCGATTCGGCGTGCTACGAAGCGATGGTGCTGATGGCGCAGCCGTTCAGCTATCGCTACACGCTGGTCGACGGCCAGGGCAACTGGGGTGCGCCGGACGATCCGAAGTCCTTCGCCGCCATGCGTTACACCGAAGCGCGGCTGTCGCGCTATTCCGAGGTGCTGCTCAGCGAACTGGGTCAGGGCACCGCTGACTGGGGCCCGAACTTCGACGGCACCCTGCAGGAACCGCTGGTGTTGCCGGCACGCCTGCCGAACATTCTGCTCAACGGCACCACCGGTATCGCCGTAGGCATGGCCACCGATGTGCCGCCGCACAACCTGCGCGAAGTCGCCACCGCCTGCGTGCGCTTGCTGGATGAGCCGAAAGCCACGGTCGAACAGCTTTGCGAACACATTCAGGGTCCGGATTATCCGACCGAAGCGGAAATCATCACGCCGCGCGCCGACCTGCTGAAAATGTACGAAACCGGCAAGGGCTCGGTGCGCATGCGCGCCGTGTACCACGTCGAGGACGGCGACATCATCGTCACCGCGCTGCCGCATCAGGTCTCCGGGGCCAAGGTGCTGGAGCAGATCGCCGCGCTGATGCAGGCCAAACCGTCGAAAGCGCCGCAGATTGCCGATCTGCGCGACGAATCCGACCACGAAAACCCGTGCCGCATCGTGATTATCCCGGTCAACAGCCGCGTCGATCACGAAGCGCTGATGCAGCATCTGTTCGCCAGCACCGAGCTGGAGTCGACCTACCGGGTCAACGTCAACATCATCGGTCTGGACGGCAAGCCGCAGCTGAAAAACCTCCGCGCCTTGCTGGTCGAATGGCTGGAATTCCGCGTGCTGACCGTGCGTCGCCGTCTGCAATTCCGCCTCGACAAGGTCGAGCGTCGCCTGCACCTGTTGGACGGTTTGCTGATCGCCTACCTCAATCTGGATGAAGTGATCCACATCATCCGTACCGAGGAGCACCCGAAAGCCAAACTGATCGAGCGTTTCGCCCTCAGCGAAATTCAGGCCGACTACATCCTCGACACCCGTCTGCGTCAGTTGGCGCGACTGGAAGAGATGAAGCTGCGCGACGAGCAGGACGAGCTGCTCAAGGAACAAGCCAAGCTGCAAGCCCTGCTGGGCAGCGAAGCCAAGCTGAAGAAACTGGTGCGCACCGAGCTGCTCAAAGACGCCGAAACCTATGGCGACGACCGCCGCTCGCCGATCGTCGAGCGCGCCGAAGCCAAGGCGCTGAGCGAACACGATCTGCTGCCGAACGAGAAAGTCACCGTCGTGTTGTCGGAAAAAGGCTGGGTACGTTCGGCCAAGGGCCATGACATCGACGCCACCGGTCTGTCCTACAAGGCGGGCGACGGCTTCAAGACCTCGGCGGCGGGGCGCTCCAACCAGTTTGCCGTGTTCATCGACTCCACCGGCCGCAGCTATTCGGTCGCCGCTCACACCTTGCCGTCGGCCCGTGGCCAGGGCGAGCCGTTGACCGGCCGCCTGACGCCGCCACCGGGCGCGTCGTTTGAATGCGTGCTGATGCCCGAAGACGATGCGCTGTACGTGATCGCGTCCGATGCCGGTTACGGTTTCGTGGTCAAAGGCGAAGACCTGCAAGCCAAGAACAAGGCTGGCAAGGCCCTTTTGAGTCTGCCAAACAACGCCAAGGTCATCGCACCGCGCCCGGTCGCCGATCGTGAGCAGAACTGGCTGGCCTCGGTCACGACCGAAGGTCGCCTGCTGATCTTCAAGATCAGCGATCTGCCACAATTGGGTAAGGGCAAAGGCAACAAGATCATCGGTATTTCCGGTGAGCGCGTGGCCAGCCGCGAAGAATATGTCACTGACATCGCCGTCCTGCCGGAAGGCGCCACCCTGGTGTTGCAGGCTGGCAAACGGACCCTGTCGCTGAAGGCCGACGACCTCGAGCACTACAAAGGTGAGCGTGGACGTCGCGGAAACAAACTTCCGCGTGGCTTCCAGCGGGTGGATGCGCTGCTCGTCGAAAACCTCAATTAGGCTGGAACGCCTTCCTAGAGCGTTCGATCTGCGATTAAACGCGTAGATCGACGCTTTGGCGCTGGAGTCGGAACGCATATTCACGGATGATATGGCCTTTCAAGCGCCGGCGTGGTCGAGCGTTCTTCATATTTATTGAGTATTTTCACTGTGGTCAGCCTTGTGGCGGCCACCTGGACGGGATGATGACTGCTCTACGCCCCCTTATTTTGTTGCTCGCCGGCGTTCTTGGCCTGGCGGGTTGCAGCGTTCACCAGCCGGTGTCGCTGTATCAACTGGACAGCGGAAGTCCGGTTCAGCCTGCGCAAAGCGCGGGCATGGCGGTTTTGCTGGGGCCAGTGGTTGTGGCCGATTACCTTCAGCGCGAAACCCTGCTGCAACGTCAACCGGACGGCAGCCTGCAAGCGGCGACCGACGGTCGTTGGGCTGGCAGCCTTTCGTCGGATATCGATCAGTTGCTGATGCGTCAGGTCGCCGGTCACCTGGACAGCCAGCGTGTGGTCCTGGCGCCTGCTACCGCCGGATTCACCCCGGATGTGCAGGTGCTGCTGACCATCACCCGTCTGGACTCGGGTGCGAAACAACCGGCGATTCTCGATGCGCAATGGCGTTTGATCGATCGTCGCGGCAAGGTGCGCGATAACCGCAT
Protein-coding sequences here:
- a CDS encoding PqiC family protein; amino-acid sequence: MTALRPLILLLAGVLGLAGCSVHQPVSLYQLDSGSPVQPAQSAGMAVLLGPVVVADYLQRETLLQRQPDGSLQAATDGRWAGSLSSDIDQLLMRQVAGHLDSQRVVLAPATAGFTPDVQVLLTITRLDSGAKQPAILDAQWRLIDRRGKVRDNRIIHLQELHAGSTASQVQAQGILLQRLAEQLSVALKPLANQPPVAEAPRKAAPKPAAPAADAEKQPKIPMASPIRTDMEVFRF
- a CDS encoding retropepsin-like aspartic protease family protein, whose protein sequence is MSRQPPGKRAGRVLMVLAWCAALFLATKFFGQWEQRQQNPNIVVTSEQGEGFIEVKLASNAQGHFVASGQINGEPVEFMLDTGATDVAIPADLAKRLKLQEGFGVTLSTANGLSQGYRTKIARLQLGDIVLRDVRALVAPGLHGDQVLLGMSALNKLEFTQRGGTMLLRQTTNQ
- the parC gene encoding DNA topoisomerase IV subunit A; this encodes MSDSLDLSLDGVERRSLADFTENAYLNYSMYVIMDRALPHIGDGLKPVQRRIVYAMSELGLDADSKHKKSARTVGDVLGKFHPHGDSACYEAMVLMAQPFSYRYTLVDGQGNWGAPDDPKSFAAMRYTEARLSRYSEVLLSELGQGTADWGPNFDGTLQEPLVLPARLPNILLNGTTGIAVGMATDVPPHNLREVATACVRLLDEPKATVEQLCEHIQGPDYPTEAEIITPRADLLKMYETGKGSVRMRAVYHVEDGDIIVTALPHQVSGAKVLEQIAALMQAKPSKAPQIADLRDESDHENPCRIVIIPVNSRVDHEALMQHLFASTELESTYRVNVNIIGLDGKPQLKNLRALLVEWLEFRVLTVRRRLQFRLDKVERRLHLLDGLLIAYLNLDEVIHIIRTEEHPKAKLIERFALSEIQADYILDTRLRQLARLEEMKLRDEQDELLKEQAKLQALLGSEAKLKKLVRTELLKDAETYGDDRRSPIVERAEAKALSEHDLLPNEKVTVVLSEKGWVRSAKGHDIDATGLSYKAGDGFKTSAAGRSNQFAVFIDSTGRSYSVAAHTLPSARGQGEPLTGRLTPPPGASFECVLMPEDDALYVIASDAGYGFVVKGEDLQAKNKAGKALLSLPNNAKVIAPRPVADREQNWLASVTTEGRLLIFKISDLPQLGKGKGNKIIGISGERVASREEYVTDIAVLPEGATLVLQAGKRTLSLKADDLEHYKGERGRRGNKLPRGFQRVDALLVENLN